The following proteins come from a genomic window of Campylobacter concisus:
- a CDS encoding carbon-nitrogen hydrolase family protein: MSRICALQLPTQPLSEARLDYYLKICADENARLVVLGEYVLNSFFKELISMPKSLIKEQSERKKEALFAMAKKYDLNIVAPIVNLKSKEIFKSLAKFTPTQVKLYDQQILMPYAHWNEAKFFNNTSDELNLPIFTYDKFKVGVMFGYEAHFDVCWAYMSAKKVDIVLVPTACTFFSQARWEELLKVRAFTNNVYVLRVNRVGSHKSDDAQWSFYGDSMLINPFGEVKNRLGKNEEMMIDELNKKELSEARNTWGFMQIEAKFKR, translated from the coding sequence ATGAGTAGAATTTGTGCTCTTCAGCTACCAACGCAGCCTTTAAGTGAGGCAAGGCTTGATTATTATCTAAAAATTTGTGCTGACGAAAACGCAAGACTTGTTGTGCTTGGTGAATATGTGCTAAATAGCTTTTTTAAAGAGCTCATTAGCATGCCAAAAAGCCTCATAAAAGAGCAGAGCGAGCGCAAGAAAGAGGCTCTTTTTGCAATGGCAAAAAAGTATGATCTAAATATTGTTGCACCCATAGTAAATCTAAAAAGTAAGGAAATTTTTAAAAGTCTAGCTAAATTTACCCCAACACAAGTAAAGCTATATGATCAGCAAATTCTCATGCCTTACGCTCACTGGAATGAGGCGAAATTCTTTAATAACACAAGCGATGAGCTAAATTTGCCTATCTTTACCTACGATAAATTTAAGGTTGGTGTTATGTTTGGTTATGAGGCGCACTTTGATGTGTGCTGGGCGTATATGAGCGCCAAAAAGGTCGATATCGTGCTCGTGCCAACGGCTTGTACATTTTTTTCTCAGGCGCGCTGGGAGGAGCTTTTAAAGGTTAGAGCCTTTACAAATAACGTCTACGTGCTGCGCGTAAACCGCGTAGGAAGCCACAAGAGCGATGATGCGCAGTGGAGCTTTTACGGCGATTCGATGCTTATTAATCCGTTTGGTGAAGTTAAAAATAGACTCGGCAAGAACGAAGAGATGATGATCGATGAGCTTAACAAAAAGGAGCTTAGCGAGGCTAGAAACACTTGGGGTTTTATGCAGATAGAGGCTAAATTTAAAAGATGA
- a CDS encoding MmcQ/YjbR family DNA-binding protein, which translates to MKRSEIEKYIKEKFDVLGEQIFPKYPNFSAFRHKKNEKWFALLMDISASKLGLESDEIIEVLNLKCSPDLAMVLVDEEQIFKAYHMNKKHLISVNLNSKISQKAVFDLIDESFSLSK; encoded by the coding sequence TTGAAACGAAGCGAGATTGAAAAATATATAAAAGAGAAATTTGACGTTTTGGGCGAGCAAATTTTCCCAAAATATCCAAATTTTAGCGCCTTTCGCCATAAGAAAAATGAGAAGTGGTTTGCACTGCTTATGGATATAAGTGCAAGCAAGCTAGGTCTTGAAAGTGACGAGATAATAGAAGTTTTAAATCTAAAATGTAGCCCTGATCTAGCCATGGTGCTAGTTGATGAAGAGCAAATTTTTAAAGCATATCACATGAATAAAAAGCACTTGATAAGTGTAAATTTAAACTCCAAAATCTCACAAAAAGCCGTTTTTGATCTGATAGATGAAAGCTTTAGCTTAAGCAAATAA
- the murC gene encoding UDP-N-acetylmuramate--L-alanine ligase: protein MRKVHFIGIGGIGISAIARFLREKGHKISGSDIKESKTTLELKDEGIEVITPHCKEAIKDQDFVVYSAAIKEDNIELVEARRKGIKCFSRKEILPYVLEDKCVFAVAGAHGKSTTSAMLASLIEGSVIIGAISKQFGSNMRYAKSDNVVFEADESDSSFLNSNPYLAIVTNAEPEHMEHYDYDLAKFYAAYKGFLERAKVRVINAEDEFLSTLKLDAIRLYPSSDITELTMVVRDYQPYTSFNLKNLGKFEAFGMGEHIAIDASLAILAAMHETPLKDIRENLLNFKGIKKRFDILSANKNFVLIDDYAHHPTEIKATLKSVFEYAKILGINSVTAIFQPHRYTRLSTNLPGFKECFKGVDELVILPVYAAGENPIEVDMKSEFSEYNPIFTDKVERVEEGIEFTDEFGVKNRLSDGIVVGFGAGDISVQLRGGY, encoded by the coding sequence ATCAGAAAAGTCCATTTCATAGGCATCGGCGGCATCGGCATCTCAGCCATCGCTAGATTTTTACGCGAAAAGGGTCACAAGATAAGCGGCAGCGACATCAAAGAGAGCAAAACGACGCTAGAGCTAAAAGATGAAGGCATCGAAGTCATCACGCCACACTGTAAAGAGGCGATAAAAGACCAAGACTTCGTGGTCTATTCAGCTGCGATAAAAGAGGATAATATCGAGCTAGTGGAGGCCAGACGAAAGGGCATAAAGTGCTTTTCAAGAAAAGAAATTTTGCCTTATGTGCTTGAAGATAAGTGCGTCTTTGCAGTAGCTGGCGCACACGGCAAGAGCACGACTTCAGCGATGCTAGCAAGCCTTATTGAAGGCTCAGTGATCATCGGCGCCATATCAAAGCAGTTTGGCTCAAATATGCGCTACGCCAAAAGCGATAACGTCGTATTTGAGGCTGATGAGAGCGATTCTAGCTTTCTAAACTCAAACCCATATCTAGCCATCGTCACCAATGCAGAGCCAGAGCACATGGAGCACTACGACTACGATCTAGCTAAATTTTACGCAGCTTACAAGGGCTTTTTGGAGCGTGCAAAGGTTAGAGTGATAAACGCTGAGGACGAGTTTTTGAGCACGCTTAAGCTTGATGCGATCAGGCTTTATCCAAGCAGTGATATCACAGAGCTAACGATGGTGGTAAGAGACTATCAGCCATACACTAGCTTCAACCTTAAAAATTTAGGCAAATTTGAAGCCTTTGGCATGGGCGAGCACATCGCTATAGACGCATCTTTGGCTATCCTTGCTGCGATGCACGAGACGCCGCTTAAAGACATTAGAGAAAATTTACTAAATTTTAAAGGGATCAAAAAGCGTTTTGACATCCTTAGCGCAAACAAAAATTTCGTCCTAATCGACGACTACGCGCATCATCCAACCGAGATAAAAGCGACGCTAAAATCAGTCTTTGAATACGCCAAAATTTTAGGTATAAACAGCGTCACAGCGATATTTCAGCCACACCGCTACACAAGACTTAGCACAAATTTACCTGGCTTTAAAGAGTGCTTTAAAGGCGTTGATGAGCTTGTCATATTGCCAGTTTATGCAGCTGGGGAAAATCCGATCGAAGTTGATATGAAGAGCGAGTTTAGCGAGTATAACCCGATCTTTACCGATAAGGTCGAAAGGGTTGAAGAGGGCATAGAATTTACAGATGAATTTGGCGTAAAAAACCGCCTGAGTGATGGCATCGTAGTTGGCTTTGGAGCGGGCGATATCAGCGTACAGCTAAGGGGCGGATATTAA
- a CDS encoding endonuclease MutS2 — protein sequence MTEEIFLKLDLGEYLEKFNSFLARQKPLFLQGDSKIHFENISELSKYDFKAPDEIKELDDALMRLSKQAVLHISEIYEFAKIIKYFSYLKKQKFEGRLGEWIAKVEIPEAMSHMANSFDENGEFSDSVDERFYAIKQAFIEKKRQIDAELKKLIYSKHITPYLVDTQTHYINSQEALLVRGGFNHALKGTVIARSSGGYFYVAPASTERLKKEQGELLDRKEEIIFEHCKKFSLQMSKSLLFLKFINNAFDQFDAYQARVNLARSRDYEFVLPNSSHVIKLEKFAHPALKNPKSVSVDFSKKVLLITGVNAGGKSMLLKSIISATLLAKYLLPMRIDANRSTIGSFKEFDAIIEDPQSVKNDISTFAGRMVHFAKLFTKRSIIIGIDEIELGTDFEEAASLYGVMIERLITQDIKMIITTHHKRLAMLLAKNPEVELVAALYDEAAQRPKFEFLKGTIGKSYAFETAARYGISQNLVAQAKKIYGEDKENLNEIITKTLNLQTKLNESIKEVTAKEERLERLLEEQKELKEKNEIKLNATIARLEKEYYEAINAAKAVINFKDIKDKQRALNVANEKKAAIVKPKKTERESLKIGDRVKYENIKGTVLSISKNDAMIESNGINLRVPLELLRKNGNEVVLPKKGGVSLNVDKPKTASLSLDLHGMRADEAIAKLDKFISDSLVMGFDEVSVFHGIGTGKLAFAVKNFLKEHPSVKEFFDAPANQGGYGAKIVRL from the coding sequence ATGACTGAAGAGATATTTTTAAAGCTTGATTTGGGCGAGTATTTAGAGAAATTTAACTCCTTTTTGGCAAGGCAAAAACCGCTATTTTTACAAGGTGACAGCAAAATCCACTTTGAAAACATTAGCGAGCTTTCAAAGTATGATTTTAAGGCGCCTGATGAGATAAAAGAGCTTGATGACGCGCTTATGAGACTTAGCAAGCAAGCAGTGCTTCACATCAGTGAAATTTACGAGTTTGCAAAGATCATTAAATATTTTTCATATCTAAAAAAGCAAAAATTTGAAGGCAGGCTTGGCGAGTGGATCGCTAAGGTTGAAATCCCTGAAGCGATGAGCCATATGGCAAACAGCTTTGATGAAAACGGCGAGTTTAGCGACAGCGTGGATGAGAGATTTTACGCGATAAAGCAGGCTTTTATCGAGAAAAAGCGCCAGATCGACGCTGAGCTTAAAAAGCTCATCTACTCAAAGCACATCACGCCCTATCTAGTCGATACCCAGACGCACTATATCAACTCGCAAGAGGCACTTTTGGTGCGTGGCGGCTTTAATCACGCCCTAAAAGGCACCGTTATCGCCAGAAGCTCAGGCGGCTACTTCTACGTCGCACCTGCAAGCACCGAGCGCCTAAAAAAGGAGCAAGGCGAACTGCTTGATAGAAAAGAGGAGATCATTTTTGAGCACTGCAAGAAATTTAGCTTGCAGATGAGCAAGAGCCTACTTTTTTTGAAATTTATAAACAACGCTTTTGATCAGTTTGACGCATATCAAGCGCGTGTAAATTTGGCAAGGTCACGTGATTATGAGTTTGTTTTGCCAAACAGCTCGCACGTCATAAAGCTTGAGAAATTTGCCCACCCAGCGCTAAAAAATCCAAAGAGCGTGAGTGTGGATTTTAGCAAAAAGGTACTTCTCATTACCGGCGTAAATGCTGGTGGTAAGTCGATGCTTTTAAAATCTATCATCTCAGCCACACTGCTTGCGAAATATTTACTACCTATGCGTATCGATGCAAACCGCTCAACGATCGGCTCTTTTAAAGAATTTGACGCTATTATCGAAGATCCGCAAAGTGTGAAAAACGACATTTCGACCTTTGCTGGCAGGATGGTGCATTTTGCAAAGCTTTTTACTAAAAGATCGATCATCATCGGCATCGACGAGATCGAACTTGGCACCGACTTTGAGGAGGCTGCGAGCTTATATGGAGTCATGATAGAGCGCCTCATCACTCAAGATATCAAAATGATCATCACGACCCACCACAAGCGCCTTGCGATGTTACTAGCTAAGAATCCAGAGGTTGAGCTAGTGGCGGCACTTTACGATGAGGCGGCTCAAAGGCCTAAATTTGAGTTTTTAAAAGGCACGATCGGCAAGTCTTATGCCTTTGAAACGGCGGCAAGATACGGCATATCTCAAAATTTAGTGGCTCAGGCAAAGAAAATTTACGGCGAGGATAAAGAGAATTTAAACGAGATCATCACAAAGACGCTAAATCTACAAACCAAGCTTAATGAGAGCATAAAAGAGGTTACGGCAAAAGAGGAGCGACTGGAGCGCTTGCTTGAGGAGCAAAAAGAGCTAAAAGAGAAAAATGAGATCAAGCTAAATGCGACTATTGCGCGCCTTGAAAAAGAGTATTATGAAGCGATAAATGCGGCAAAAGCTGTTATAAATTTCAAGGACATAAAAGACAAGCAAAGGGCGCTAAACGTGGCAAATGAGAAAAAAGCTGCCATCGTTAAGCCTAAAAAAACTGAGCGCGAGAGCCTAAAAATAGGCGATAGAGTGAAGTATGAAAATATAAAAGGCACGGTTTTAAGCATCTCTAAAAATGACGCAATGATCGAGTCAAATGGCATAAATTTACGCGTGCCACTAGAGCTTTTAAGAAAAAATGGCAACGAAGTAGTCTTGCCTAAAAAAGGTGGCGTGAGCCTAAATGTCGATAAACCAAAGACAGCCTCACTCTCGCTTGATTTGCATGGCATGAGAGCTGATGAGGCGATAGCAAAACTGGATAAATTTATCTCAGATAGTCTTGTTATGGGATTTGATGAGGTTAGCGTATTTCACGGCATCGGCACTGGCAAGCTCGCCTTTGCAGTTAAAAATTTCTTAAAAGAGCATCCAAGCGTGAAAGAATTTTTTGACGCACCGGCAAATCAAGGCGGATATGGAGCTAAAATAGTCAGGCTTTAA
- a CDS encoding EAL domain-containing protein: protein MSNKDEQTGKNLNITKTIIGLVFVLGSIFLVENLAVFYFKFNNASAENGFNLRKKVDYLTYQYVDYFKNVSKYDVANFQSYINDSAMGDVLLLKDDNKNGYKVVASSEKRIINQEFNDKSCGNIFAHNFQKDYFWAKILPENAAQVCMFVPVGEYILGFKGKVDQRITGAHDEYFFEWLLNNMTLTFILSFVGAIVALSTCIWYAVKYIKEKNNYNALKIDTKKQIEELGEKLYIDPMTGLLNKTALVRDINSYENPKVVLIDIDDFGKMNDFYGKFACDQILVKMADLISEFAKDENMKAYCIEADRFALVEDSDSFIDRYEDMVEDLIEIFKGRMLSIVDEDGREIEGIEIHSTIGFALDSDQTLRKATIALKTAKEQDKDYVCYFKGLNQKEEYATQIERSKLIQYATINNNIVPYFQPIVNDQKVPVKYECLIRLLDRGDVISPNVFLDISKRIKRYADLEKQLIVKCFKQLVEDKNLVLSINLSSRDMIDGDVSSLVLNLLNKHNVAGRVVFEIVEDEELKNLERVSNFIERVKSMGAKIAIDDFGSGYSNFSYIIKIKPDYVKIDGSIIKDIDINKDSHSIASAIVAFAKDLGIKTIAEYVHSKEIFEICKEIGVDEFQGFYFGAPERAGS, encoded by the coding sequence TTGAGTAACAAGGACGAGCAAACGGGTAAAAATCTAAACATCACTAAAACGATTATAGGTTTAGTGTTTGTTTTGGGAAGTATTTTTTTAGTTGAAAACCTAGCAGTTTTTTATTTTAAATTTAATAATGCTTCTGCTGAAAATGGCTTTAATCTTCGAAAGAAAGTTGATTATTTGACATATCAATATGTTGATTATTTCAAAAATGTCAGCAAATATGATGTCGCAAATTTTCAATCTTACATTAACGATAGCGCTATGGGTGATGTCCTTTTATTAAAGGATGATAATAAAAATGGATACAAGGTCGTAGCGTCTTCAGAAAAAAGAATAATAAATCAAGAATTTAACGACAAAAGCTGTGGAAATATCTTTGCTCATAATTTCCAAAAAGATTATTTTTGGGCAAAAATTTTGCCAGAAAATGCTGCTCAAGTTTGTATGTTTGTGCCGGTCGGAGAGTATATATTAGGCTTTAAAGGAAAGGTCGATCAACGTATTACTGGTGCGCATGATGAGTACTTTTTTGAGTGGCTTTTAAATAATATGACTTTAACATTTATCTTAAGCTTCGTTGGTGCAATAGTTGCTTTATCTACTTGTATATGGTATGCGGTTAAGTATATAAAAGAAAAAAATAACTATAACGCATTAAAAATAGATACTAAAAAGCAGATAGAAGAGCTTGGAGAAAAGCTTTATATAGATCCAATGACTGGACTTTTAAATAAAACAGCATTGGTGCGTGATATTAATAGCTATGAAAATCCTAAAGTAGTGCTTATAGATATTGATGATTTTGGTAAGATGAATGACTTTTACGGTAAATTTGCATGTGATCAGATTTTGGTCAAGATGGCTGATTTGATCAGTGAATTTGCCAAAGATGAGAATATGAAGGCTTACTGTATAGAAGCAGATAGATTTGCTCTGGTAGAAGATAGCGATAGCTTTATCGATAGATACGAGGATATGGTTGAAGATTTGATAGAAATTTTTAAAGGTCGTATGCTAAGTATAGTCGATGAAGATGGTAGAGAGATAGAAGGTATCGAGATACATAGTACAATAGGCTTTGCTCTTGATAGTGACCAAACACTAAGAAAAGCAACAATAGCGTTAAAAACAGCAAAAGAGCAAGATAAAGACTATGTTTGTTATTTCAAAGGGCTAAATCAAAAAGAGGAATACGCAACTCAAATAGAACGCTCTAAACTGATACAATACGCCACTATAAACAACAATATTGTTCCTTATTTTCAGCCGATAGTTAATGACCAAAAGGTACCCGTAAAATACGAATGCTTGATAAGACTTTTAGATAGAGGCGATGTTATATCACCAAATGTCTTTTTAGATATCTCAAAGCGCATTAAGCGTTATGCTGATCTTGAGAAACAACTCATTGTAAAGTGTTTTAAACAGCTTGTAGAGGATAAGAATTTAGTACTTTCTATAAATTTAAGCAGTAGAGATATGATCGATGGTGATGTTAGCTCACTTGTTTTAAATTTATTAAACAAGCACAATGTTGCTGGTAGAGTGGTGTTTGAGATCGTTGAAGATGAAGAGCTTAAAAATTTAGAGAGAGTTTCAAATTTTATCGAGCGTGTAAAAAGCATGGGTGCAAAGATTGCTATCGATGATTTTGGCTCAGGATATTCAAATTTTTCTTATATTATAAAGATCAAGCCTGACTACGTGAAGATCGATGGCTCTATTATAAAAGATATAGACATAAATAAAGATTCACACTCTATCGCAAGTGCGATCGTGGCATTTGCAAAAGACCTTGGTATAAAAACTATTGCTGAATATGTGCATTCAAAAGAGATATTTGAAATCTGTAAAGAGATCGGTGTAGATGAGTTCCAGGGCTTTTATTTTGGCGCGCCAGAGCGTGCTGGCTCATAA
- the dapE gene encoding succinyl-diaminopimelate desuccinylase: MVISFLKELLSFRSITPNDAGSLEFIAKFLPDFEAKFIEKNGTKNLILSKIYGDGEHLAFAGHVDVVPPGEGWDSEPFTPLEKDGYIYARGAQDMKSGVAAFVCAAKDAKFDGKLSLILTSDEEGDGTYGTPLALEYLRKINDLPKFCVVAEPTCDKKFGDSIKVGRRGSINGKIVIKGVQGHVAYPEKCINPVNLIAPLLSKIADHDMDAGSEFFSPSKIVVTDIRGGMQVCNVTPSELSIMFNVRNSNLTDVNDVESYLREVLDGLDYELSIKQSSKRFLTNKDSKIVKNLMASVTKFTGVTPLLNTKGGTSDARHFAEFGVDAIEFGVINDRIHAKNERVSSHEVNKLYEIFKDLIEKF, translated from the coding sequence GTGGTAATTAGCTTTTTAAAAGAGCTTTTAAGCTTTCGCTCTATCACACCTAATGATGCTGGGAGCTTAGAGTTTATCGCTAAATTTTTGCCTGATTTTGAGGCTAAATTTATAGAAAAAAATGGCACCAAAAATCTCATACTCTCTAAAATTTATGGTGATGGCGAGCATCTAGCTTTTGCTGGACACGTTGATGTCGTGCCTCCAGGTGAGGGCTGGGATAGTGAGCCATTTACTCCACTAGAAAAAGATGGCTACATCTATGCAAGAGGCGCACAGGACATGAAAAGTGGCGTGGCTGCTTTTGTTTGCGCTGCTAAAGATGCGAAATTTGATGGGAAGCTAAGCCTCATATTAACAAGCGACGAAGAGGGCGATGGCACATATGGCACGCCTTTAGCACTTGAATATTTACGCAAAATAAATGATTTGCCAAAATTTTGCGTAGTGGCTGAGCCAACTTGTGATAAAAAATTTGGTGATAGCATAAAAGTTGGCAGACGTGGCTCGATAAATGGCAAGATCGTGATAAAGGGCGTTCAAGGGCACGTGGCGTATCCTGAAAAGTGCATAAATCCGGTAAATTTAATAGCTCCACTTTTAAGTAAGATAGCTGATCACGATATGGACGCTGGAAGTGAGTTTTTTAGTCCAAGCAAGATTGTGGTAACTGATATCAGAGGTGGCATGCAAGTTTGCAACGTCACACCAAGCGAGCTTAGCATAATGTTTAATGTGAGAAACTCAAATTTAACCGACGTAAATGACGTCGAGAGCTATCTTAGAGAGGTTTTAGATGGGCTTGATTACGAGCTTAGTATAAAGCAAAGCTCAAAGAGATTTTTAACGAATAAAGATAGCAAAATCGTAAAAAATTTAATGGCTTCTGTCACAAAGTTCACAGGCGTTACGCCACTTTTAAACACAAAAGGCGGCACTAGCGATGCAAGGCACTTTGCTGAATTTGGCGTAGATGCGATAGAATTTGGCGTCATAAACGACCGTATACACGCTAAAAACGAACGGGTTAGCTCCCACGAAGTAAATAAACTTTATGAAATTTTTAAAGATTTGATAGAAAAATTTTAA
- a CDS encoding DUF2809 domain-containing protein, producing the protein MRHSLRVRLSFLAVAVVILAIEIYIAAFVKGGFVRHYLGDVLVTVMLYAFGRAVFKTAPKILAFEIFAFSLFIEILQYFKVLEILDIHNLIIRIVFGGTFDVSDIVCYALGCLLAYLIDVICFLQKYKSPKI; encoded by the coding sequence ATGAGACATAGCTTGCGAGTTAGATTATCCTTTTTAGCCGTAGCAGTCGTGATTTTGGCAATCGAAATTTATATCGCAGCTTTTGTTAAAGGTGGCTTTGTACGTCATTATTTGGGTGATGTGTTAGTTACGGTGATGCTTTACGCATTTGGACGAGCCGTGTTTAAAACCGCACCAAAAATTTTAGCGTTTGAAATATTTGCTTTCTCACTATTTATAGAAATTTTACAATACTTTAAAGTACTTGAAATTTTAGATATTCATAATTTAATAATACGCATAGTCTTTGGTGGAACATTTGATGTTAGCGACATCGTATGTTACGCGTTGGGCTGCTTGCTGGCTTATTTGATTGATGTCATTTGCTTTCTGCAAAAGTATAAAAGTCCAAAGATATAG
- the polA gene encoding DNA polymerase I codes for MKTLTIIDTFGFFFRLYYAMSGLKNREGKPSGMISGFANFIASLKDEYQSDYLIFALDSKGKTLRHEILGNYKANRSEPPAQLKEQLPVCIDMIEKMGLYSLSREGYEADDIIASAVKFCKDKGIFVRIVTHDKDLYQLIEDGKVSIYSPQSKIDHDSASCFEKYGVYPAQVRDFLAIAGDSSDNIPGVKGIGAVGAKKLLAEYGSLEGIYENLALLRNERTKNMLAAAKDEAFLSKKLATLFDDAVSSFDLEHSKFPEQNPLINISEILKEYDLNRLLKSLQKEENAEFKLGFRANLLLDEASIEKLLSDVTPETIVAFDTETTGVDSRNAKIVGFSFCFNDEDAYYVPVAHSYLGVPQQISLKFATWAIGQIYKGCVIGQNLKYDFEIVKNNLGLNPPANFKDTMILAWLSDPNSSVGMDALAKRLYDYDTIKFEDVVKKGQTFGNVPLENAAKYASEDAWITLKFYKTFLNTLDKNLLTLADTHEFPFILTLFDMEQNGIKINEAKMQKLILENDTKLKTLTSEIYELSGENFNINSVKQLGVILFEHLKLPTKKKTKTGYSTDESVLAELTDAHPVIEKILAYRELYKLQSTYCEPLLALAKKDEGSRIYTSFLQTGTSTGRLSSKNPNLQNIPARGSLAKDVRECFEAREGYSFVGLDYSQIELRLLAHFSRDPALLEAFKNDEDIHARTAISIFGSSDGQNRAVAKSINFGLIYGMGSSKLANQVNITRAEAKEYIERYFKAFETIKEFLESIKISAKNDGFVQTLLGRRRYFDFKSATPMQIAMFEREAVNTVFQGSAADLVKMAMVKVRANLDENAKMLLQIHDELIFEVKDEFAQEFGKATQKTMEEIYTLNVPLKTSLNIAKNWGELK; via the coding sequence ATGAAAACACTTACGATTATTGACACTTTTGGTTTCTTTTTTAGGCTCTACTACGCCATGAGCGGACTTAAAAACAGAGAAGGCAAACCAAGCGGAATGATAAGTGGCTTTGCAAATTTTATAGCAAGCCTCAAGGATGAATACCAAAGCGACTATCTCATCTTCGCACTTGATAGCAAAGGCAAGACCTTACGTCACGAAATTTTAGGTAATTACAAAGCAAACAGGAGCGAGCCGCCAGCTCAGCTAAAAGAACAGCTTCCAGTTTGCATAGATATGATAGAAAAAATGGGACTTTACAGCCTTAGCCGAGAGGGCTACGAGGCCGATGATATCATCGCAAGTGCGGTTAAATTTTGCAAGGATAAAGGTATATTTGTGCGAATAGTCACCCACGATAAAGACCTTTACCAGCTCATAGAGGACGGCAAAGTGAGCATCTACAGCCCACAAAGCAAGATCGATCATGATAGTGCAAGCTGCTTTGAAAAGTACGGAGTTTATCCAGCACAGGTGAGGGACTTTTTAGCCATCGCAGGCGATAGCTCGGATAACATCCCAGGTGTAAAAGGCATCGGCGCAGTGGGAGCTAAGAAGCTTTTGGCTGAGTACGGAAGCTTAGAGGGAATTTATGAAAATTTAGCCCTTCTTAGAAACGAGCGCACTAAAAATATGCTAGCAGCTGCAAAAGACGAAGCATTTTTGAGCAAAAAGCTAGCCACTTTATTTGATGACGCAGTTAGTTCATTTGATCTTGAGCACTCTAAATTTCCAGAGCAAAATCCTCTGATAAATATCTCAGAAATTTTAAAAGAGTACGATCTAAACAGACTTCTTAAAAGCTTGCAAAAAGAGGAAAATGCCGAATTTAAGCTTGGCTTTAGAGCAAATTTACTCCTTGATGAGGCTAGCATTGAAAAGCTCTTATCAGACGTCACACCAGAGACTATCGTCGCCTTTGACACCGAGACCACAGGCGTTGATAGCAGGAACGCAAAGATCGTTGGATTTAGCTTTTGCTTTAACGACGAGGACGCCTACTACGTGCCAGTGGCTCACAGCTACCTTGGTGTGCCGCAGCAAATTAGCCTAAAATTTGCCACTTGGGCGATAGGACAAATTTACAAAGGTTGCGTGATCGGACAAAATTTGAAATACGACTTTGAGATAGTTAAAAATAACCTAGGTCTAAATCCTCCAGCAAATTTTAAAGACACAATGATCCTTGCTTGGCTTAGCGATCCAAACTCGAGTGTCGGCATGGATGCGCTAGCAAAGAGGCTCTACGACTACGACACGATAAAGTTTGAAGACGTTGTCAAAAAGGGGCAAACTTTTGGCAATGTGCCGCTAGAAAATGCCGCCAAATACGCGAGTGAGGACGCTTGGATAACGCTTAAATTTTATAAAACTTTTTTAAATACACTTGATAAAAATTTACTCACCCTTGCCGATACGCACGAGTTTCCTTTTATCCTCACACTCTTTGACATGGAGCAAAACGGCATCAAGATAAACGAAGCTAAGATGCAAAAGCTCATCCTTGAAAACGACACCAAACTAAAGACGCTAACAAGTGAAATTTACGAGCTAAGCGGCGAAAATTTCAACATAAACTCAGTAAAACAGCTTGGCGTCATACTTTTTGAGCATCTAAAGCTTCCAACCAAAAAGAAGACAAAAACAGGATATAGCACCGATGAGAGCGTACTAGCTGAACTTACGGACGCTCATCCAGTGATTGAGAAAATTTTAGCTTACAGAGAGCTATATAAACTACAAAGCACCTACTGCGAGCCACTTTTAGCGCTTGCGAAAAAGGATGAGGGCTCACGAATTTACACGAGCTTTTTACAAACTGGCACGAGTACTGGCAGACTTTCAAGCAAAAATCCAAATTTACAAAACATCCCTGCTCGTGGTAGCCTCGCAAAGGATGTTAGAGAGTGTTTTGAGGCGCGCGAGGGCTATAGCTTTGTGGGGCTTGACTACAGCCAGATCGAGCTTAGGCTGCTAGCTCACTTCAGCCGTGATCCTGCGCTGCTTGAGGCGTTTAAAAATGACGAGGATATCCACGCAAGGACGGCTATTAGCATATTTGGTAGCAGTGATGGGCAAAATAGAGCCGTGGCAAAGAGTATAAATTTTGGCCTCATTTACGGTATGGGCTCAAGCAAGCTAGCAAATCAGGTAAATATCACAAGAGCCGAGGCAAAAGAGTATATAGAGCGCTATTTTAAGGCGTTTGAGACGATCAAAGAGTTTTTGGAGAGCATAAAAATTTCAGCTAAAAACGACGGCTTTGTGCAGACGCTGCTTGGCAGAAGACGCTACTTTGACTTCAAAAGTGCCACGCCTATGCAAATAGCAATGTTTGAACGCGAGGCGGTAAATACAGTCTTTCAAGGCTCTGCGGCCGATCTAGTCAAGATGGCTATGGTAAAAGTTAGAGCAAATTTAGATGAAAATGCAAAAATGCTACTTCAAATCCACGACGAGCTGATCTTTGAAGTAAAAGACGAGTTTGCGCAGGAATTTGGCAAGGCGACGCAAAAGACAATGGAGGAAATTTATACGCTAAATGTGCCGCTTAAAACATCGCTAAATATTGCCAAAAATTGGGGTGAACTAAAATAA